The window ATGAAAAAGTCTTTACTCCCAATTATATTAATCCTTATTACTAATGTAATAATACTGACCTTACTATATTTAAATATAGAAGGATATATATTATTGACCAGATTTTATAAAAATGAATTTGTTTTAGTATTATTTATCTCTTTTATGATTTTGAGTTACTATACTTATTATTATTTCTCACAGTATAACAAAAAAGTTATCGAGTTGAATAAGAAAAATATTGAGCTGGCAGAAGTTAATGCGGATATAGTAGACAGAAATATAGAACTTGCAGGTTTAAATGAAGCTTTAATTAAGGAAAAAGAACGGGTTAGATCAGCAATGGAAGTAAGACGAAATTTCCTTTCTGTTGTGTCGCACGAAATTAGAACCCCACTTAATGCAATAGTAGGTTTCGCAAGTTTTATTAAAGAATTTGAACCTGATGAAAAAGAGATACACAGCTCTGTAAAGAATATTTATTTTTCTTCTCAACATCTTTTATTACTGGTTAATGATATTTTGGATTATAATAAAATAGAAGATGGTAAGCTAAAATTAAAGATTCTGCCTTTTAGGCTTGAGAAAACTTTCGAGTTGTTGGAGAGTATGTATAAAGGTATTGTCAGGGATAAAGGTGTGGAGTTAATCTTTAATATTACAGAAGAGATAAAGGGAAAGTTTTTTGAAGGAGATGAAACCAGGATTAATCAGGTTTTGATAAACCTTTTGTCAAATGCCACTAAATTCACAAATAAAGGGAAGATAATACTTGATTGTAAGACTACTTCTAAAGAAGGTGATTTGTGGACCCTTAATATTAAAGTGACTGATACCGGTATAGGTATTAGTAAGGAAGATACTGAAATTATATTTCAAAAATTTATTCAGGTTGATTTCCATAGAGCGAGGAAGTTTCAGGGGTCTGGTTTGGGATTGGCAATAACTAAAAGCCTGGTGGAATTATTTGGCTCAGAAATAAAGGTTGAAAGTAACATAGGTAAGGGAAGTTCTTTTTCATTTGATTTAATACTTCCACATGTTCACAAGAAAGATAACATTATTGAAAAGGAGTCTAATATAGCTGTGTTAAGTGGAAAAACTATATTAGTAGCTGACGATAATGTAATTAATAGGACTGTTGTAAAGAATTTTTTGCTAAGATGGGGGCTGGGTGTAGTTGAAGTAAACAATGGGAGGGAGGCCTTTAATTATGTATTGTCGAATAAGTGTGATATTATATTAATGGATATACATATGCCGGAAGTAGATGGTTTTGAGGCAACTAAACTGATAAGAAAGCTAAATGATCTTCATAAATCTCAGACACCAATAATTGCTTTGTCGGCCGATGCATTATTTGAAACTCATGAAAAAGTTAAGGAATGTGGCATGAACGATTATATATCAAAACCGTTTAAGCCCCAGGAGTTAAAGCAAAAAATACTAAAGTATTCAATACTTAACCTGCAGAATTTAAAGAGATAATCATCTTACGGATAGTTTTTTTTCAGGATTTAAAATATTTTCGTCGACACTGTTTGATTAAATGAAATTATTTATATCTTTGCAAACCGCAAAACGAGAGTAATTGTATGCTATTGACTTTGTCAATAATTATTCCACTTTTGCACATATTTTGAAATCATTAGAATAAAAAGACGATAAAGATGTCAAGAGTTTGTGAACTTACTGGTAAGAAAGCGATGGTTGGAAACAACGTGTCGCATGCGATGAACAAATCTAAAAGAAAGTTCAATGCAAATTTGATCAAAAAACGTTTCTATTTACCTGAAGAGGATAAGTGGGTTACGTTAAAAGTATCAACTTCTGCCTTAAAAAATATTAATAAAAAAGGTATCGCTGCTGTAGTTAAAGAAGCGAGAGAAAAAGGTTATTTGAAAAAATAATTTAGTCGGGAGACTGGATAAAAGAAATTAAGATGGCAAAGAAAGGAAACAGAGTACAAGTTATCTTAGAGTGTACTGAGCACAAAACTTCAGGTATGCCTGGAACATCTCGTTACATTACAACTAAGAATAAGAAGAATACTCCAGACCGTATGGAGTTAAAGAAATTCAATCCTATCCTAAAAAGGATGACTGTTCATAAAGAAATTAAATAGTTTGAATCATGGCAAAGAAATCAGTAGCATCATTACAAACAGGAACTAAAAAGTTAACTAAAGCTATCAAAATGGTGAGATCACCAAAAACAGGAGCTTACGTGTTTGTAGAGAAAGTTATGGCTGGTGATCAGGTAAACGCTTGGTTAAAAGAGATTTAATACATCGTTCAGCTATACTATAAAGGTATTTATTAAAGCTGCTTTCATTTTGAGAGTAGCTTTTTTTTGTATCAATAAATCTAAATTTTTATTGAATTAAATTTCGTTTATTTGTGTTTCGTAAATCTATGTGAATTGAGGGACATTGATTAAGCACTGTAGTAGATAATAATTATTTATAAAATATAATTGATATGGGTATTTTTGATAAATTCTTTTCTAAGGATAAAAAAGAAACTCTTGATAAAGGTCTAGAGAAGACTAAAACTTCATTTTTTTCTAAACTTAGTAAGGCAGTCGCAGGAAAATCGAAGGTTGATGCCGATGTTCTTGATGATTTAGAAGAGATACTCGTAACTTCGGATGTAGGTGTTGATACAACTCTTAAAATTATTGACAGAATTGAAGAAAGAGTAGAGAAAGATAAATATCTTGGAACAAGTGAGCTAAACGAAATTTTACGAGACGAAATTGCCGGACTTCTTTCTGAAACAAATAGCGGGGAGGAAAGAGAAATATCTATTCCAAAGATTGATGGACCATACGTTATTATGATTGTTGGCGTAAATGGAGTTGGTAAAACTACTACCATAGGTAAATTGGCTTATCAGTTAAAGAAAAAAGGATTAAAAGTTGTTCTGGGAGCTGCCGATACATTTAGAGCTGCAGCGATAGATCAACTTGATATATGGGCGCAAAGAGTAGATGTTCCCATTGTAAAACAAAAAATGGGATCTGATCCTGCTTCAGTAGCTTATGACACGGTAGAGTCAGCTAGGTCAATGGGGGCTGATGTAGTTTTAATTGATACTGCAGGACGTTTGCATAACAAAGTAAACCTA is drawn from Bacteroidota bacterium and contains these coding sequences:
- a CDS encoding response regulator translates to MKKSLLPIILILITNVIILTLLYLNIEGYILLTRFYKNEFVLVLFISFMILSYYTYYYFSQYNKKVIELNKKNIELAEVNADIVDRNIELAGLNEALIKEKERVRSAMEVRRNFLSVVSHEIRTPLNAIVGFASFIKEFEPDEKEIHSSVKNIYFSSQHLLLLVNDILDYNKIEDGKLKLKILPFRLEKTFELLESMYKGIVRDKGVELIFNITEEIKGKFFEGDETRINQVLINLLSNATKFTNKGKIILDCKTTSKEGDLWTLNIKVTDTGIGISKEDTEIIFQKFIQVDFHRARKFQGSGLGLAITKSLVELFGSEIKVESNIGKGSSFSFDLILPHVHKKDNIIEKESNIAVLSGKTILVADDNVINRTVVKNFLLRWGLGVVEVNNGREAFNYVLSNKCDIILMDIHMPEVDGFEATKLIRKLNDLHKSQTPIIALSADALFETHEKVKECGMNDYISKPFKPQELKQKILKYSILNLQNLKR
- the rpmB gene encoding 50S ribosomal protein L28, which gives rise to MSRVCELTGKKAMVGNNVSHAMNKSKRKFNANLIKKRFYLPEEDKWVTLKVSTSALKNINKKGIAAVVKEAREKGYLKK
- the rpmG gene encoding 50S ribosomal protein L33 translates to MAKKGNRVQVILECTEHKTSGMPGTSRYITTKNKKNTPDRMELKKFNPILKRMTVHKEIK
- a CDS encoding DUF4295 domain-containing protein, with the translated sequence MAKKSVASLQTGTKKLTKAIKMVRSPKTGAYVFVEKVMAGDQVNAWLKEI
- the ftsY gene encoding signal recognition particle-docking protein FtsY, producing MGIFDKFFSKDKKETLDKGLEKTKTSFFSKLSKAVAGKSKVDADVLDDLEEILVTSDVGVDTTLKIIDRIEERVEKDKYLGTSELNEILRDEIAGLLSETNSGEEREISIPKIDGPYVIMIVGVNGVGKTTTIGKLAYQLKKKGLKVVLGAADTFRAAAIDQLDIWAQRVDVPIVKQKMGSDPASVAYDTVESARSMGADVVLIDTAGRLHNKVNLMNELSKVKRVMQKVLPDAPHDVLLVLDGSTGQNAFEQAKQFTAATDVTSLAVTKLDGTAKGGVVIGISDQFKIPVKYIGVGEGLEDLQVFNKYEFVDSFFKG